The bacterium genome includes a region encoding these proteins:
- a CDS encoding MtrB/PioB family outer membrane beta-barrel protein, with protein MRHSTVVLLAAAALCCAAPALAQETSPEGTVRVGGAFLSGDKDSAKLQRYEVMPENKATIDVDFDWNLGRGLYIAGATKNALFDDERIGLEFGRRAGFKAGLFYTRSPNWISNTARSYFTDVGGDVFTIPAAIHSQMPAAANLSGFASYAVPVDLRVVRRTTGAYTSVPFGEGFTFTAKYQDEQRSGHMPQTWGSGFSSVVELPVAVDYSTRNADFSLEYADKDLFLRTTAFVSSFRNGYDRIVWENPNQYLTPTTSAPTVLQTATAPDNRAFNVDVSASYNLPARHRITALVGIGQMRQDQALLPYTSNSAIALSNPAALPVGNADGKIDTTLYTLKLTGDPIPLLGYSLSYRYYDMDNRSPEIDLTPVQGDAGSAGADTTDPIGWKKVTWKAELHVNAAAWLRVGIGYDHDKWDHQGRAVASNTQKTVRGFADVQFAQWVGLHASYSDVKFTADC; from the coding sequence CTGCGCCGCGCCGGCCTTGGCCCAGGAAACGTCGCCCGAGGGGACCGTCCGCGTCGGCGGCGCGTTCCTTTCGGGGGACAAGGACTCCGCGAAGCTCCAGCGGTACGAGGTGATGCCGGAGAACAAGGCGACGATCGACGTCGACTTCGACTGGAACCTCGGCCGCGGCCTCTACATCGCGGGCGCGACGAAGAACGCGCTCTTCGACGACGAGCGGATCGGGCTCGAGTTCGGACGCCGCGCCGGCTTCAAGGCGGGGCTGTTCTACACCCGCTCGCCCAACTGGATCTCCAACACCGCGCGGTCGTACTTCACCGACGTCGGCGGCGACGTCTTCACGATCCCGGCGGCGATCCACAGCCAGATGCCGGCGGCGGCGAACCTCTCCGGGTTCGCTTCCTACGCCGTTCCGGTGGACCTGCGGGTCGTGCGGCGCACGACCGGCGCCTACACGTCCGTCCCGTTCGGCGAAGGATTCACCTTCACGGCCAAGTACCAGGACGAACAGCGCAGCGGCCACATGCCGCAGACCTGGGGCTCCGGGTTCAGCTCGGTCGTCGAACTGCCGGTCGCCGTGGACTACTCGACGCGCAACGCCGACTTTTCCCTCGAGTACGCCGACAAGGATCTCTTCCTGCGGACGACCGCCTTCGTCAGCAGCTTCCGCAACGGCTACGACCGGATCGTCTGGGAGAACCCGAACCAATATCTGACGCCGACGACGTCCGCGCCGACGGTGCTGCAGACGGCGACGGCGCCGGACAACCGCGCGTTCAACGTGGACGTGAGCGCCTCGTACAACCTGCCGGCGCGCCACCGGATCACGGCGCTGGTCGGGATCGGCCAGATGCGTCAGGACCAGGCGCTGCTGCCGTACACGAGCAACTCGGCGATCGCGCTCTCCAACCCCGCCGCGCTGCCGGTCGGCAACGCCGACGGCAAGATCGACACCACGCTCTACACGCTCAAGCTGACCGGCGATCCGATTCCGCTGCTCGGCTACAGCCTCTCCTACCGCTACTACGACATGGACAACCGGAGCCCCGAGATCGACCTCACTCCCGTCCAAGGAGACGCCGGGTCGGCGGGCGCCGACACGACCGATCCGATCGGCTGGAAGAAGGTGACGTGGAAGGCCGAGCTCCACGTGAACGCGGCCGCGTGGCTGCGCGTGGGGATCGGCTACGACCACGACAAGTGGGACCATCAGGGACGCGCCGTCGCCTCCAACACCCAGAAGACGGTCCGCGGCTTCGCCGACGTGCAGTTCGCGCAGTGGGTCGGGCTCCACGCCTCCTATTCCGACGTCAAGTTCACCGCCGACTGC